atttttatgatttaattttttttatctcaagtACTCCGAGGTGCCTTCAAGTACCGTCAGGGGTACTAGCGAACccatttgagaaccactggtttaGAAAAGTACtgaatggtttaaaaaaaagaatgaatgatctACCACGCTTCCTCACTACTTTTAACTTAGCTAGCtgttcatttcatttccataaaaacgaaaaattaaaatgtaaaccaCTCTTTGTTGTGTAATCTGCACACACAAAAcccattcatttttttgccGTTTCTAGCAGTCAACCGTAATAAATTCACTCACTTTAGCCGAACAGTCAAGACTAACGTAGCTAGTTCAGCAGTTGTGTACATGGTTAGCCTCGCTAAGCATCGGTTTAAATATTCCTCACCTTAAATAGTAATCTACAGAACACATCAGgtgaatataataaaaacttttGACAACAAAGTTGTAAAAATCTAAAGCAACTACACGTCAACCTAGCTTGACAGCTACATATCAGCAACGTGATGAGAAACAGGGCCCCGGTGCTAAGGCAAGTACGGGGGGTTTTCAACACTGCGAGACCGGAGAAAAAAGCTCTACCTGTGAACAGAAATAGGACCCTTGAATCCCAAGCTTGATACATGTGGGACACTGAAGTTTGGCGTCCTTGTTGCAGCCTTCCGTCTCACACTCCCTTCTCTCCTCTGTGCTCGCCATGCCTTCGTCTGCAGGAGGggtggagtccccggagaaacaGCACAACCACGGGCGACACACTGCGCATGTCCGCAGCGACAGGTCACGTTGCTCTGTGCTGGCCAATCAAATGACACTTTCCTAACTCAGATTTGTAAGATGGCGACTGCCGAACCGGTGAGCACTTTctcttcagtaaaaaaaaaaaaaacttcaaacaTTTAAATGGTTCTGCTTTAACACCTACTATTCCATTTGCTCGTCTTAGCAGTAAACATGAAGTGTAAACAGATTGTTATTCCACTATatgctttgtgtttgttttgctgcgaTCAAAGCGTAGCGTCAAAGCTTTTTATGGAGATCTCTGAACTTTTAAGATGACGTTGAGATTCGGTGTCCACTTTTGTCAAAAACCACTGAACCACTTCTGGAGATTTGGACTCTGATAAACAATTATTCCGTACCCGTTTGGGACATGGAGCATTTTAAAACCAGTGtgtcaaaaacacattttaggaaCTTTTGTGTTAAAAGGAAAATTGTGAACTATCTAAGTCCAGGCTAGGATTTAACGGTTTTAGGTCCTCACCTGTTTCCCGTTATATTTAACCTATATAAAACTCTTACTTCTGTTGGTGGGACGTGTAACTatacttattttaatttttttaattttttgacatATGCTATGTCAAACATAAAATTAAGGCTGGGACCTAAATTCGattttttaagtgtaaaaactCGTAAAACTTAGaaagcaaatataaaatatatacttcaAAAACTCAAAGTTAAATGTAGTGAAATACCTAAAAGCCAAACAAGGCCTCAGGCAGTTACAATTTACACAACAAGTGTGCCCCATTCCCAGATAAGATCTGTGGGAGTTGGCCACTTGATGGCAGTGTTTGCttaccccaccccccacccaatATTTTTTGTGGTGAGAACAAAAAATAGTGTTAtttaaacactattagagcccactagacataaaataaaacccTAATAATCACCTTTTCATGCCAATAGAGTAGACACAATCAGAGAAATAAGACCTAATATGgactcaaacattttttttgggggggggattaacattactgacacctagtgactagtgtagaatactacatatcgcatttttcaatgtattttttatgtcttatatgtgtattttagcttatttagtcattttttatgattaaaaacacttaatttaAGTCAAAAACATGTAAAGTATGCTTAAAACCTGCATATGTTTcgactaataatagtaattaattaatccagTTAATGCTTTAATGGAGTTGTTCAAGATATAGGTCACATTAATGCTAGGAAACCTTttgaaatgatttattttgGTGTCATTTTCCTAGAATTAAAACCTGGCATTCGTACAGATTCGTTCCAAGATGGCGGGGTAAACAAACAGGATGTTATTTTGGATGCTCAGCAAGTTGGTGAACGCAAGCCGAGGCCAAATTTTAGGCtaaattttggatgttaactgaaaaacacactaaccaaaacggatgttaaccgaggtaccactgacACCTCTTCTAGCCACTGTAATTGTGTGGTCTGAATTTAAGAACACCGTATTTGTCTATTATGACTTGGATAAAGATCAGAACACTTTATGACCAATTTATACAGAAATCCAGCCAATTCCAAAGGGtttacatactttttttttttggcaatttcATGTTAGAAGGTTCGACTCAACCCAAAACAAATTTTGTCCCATagaaaattatgtaaattattttttaaagcattttataGACAGTAAATCTGATATAAACAAACCCAGTTGCTCtgattttgtctctggtgtgtgatccaatatggcggcgtaAACAAACAGGATGTTATTTTGGATGCTCAGCAAGTTGGTGAATGCAAGCCGAGGCCAAATTTTAGCCcaaattttggatgttaactgaaaaacacactaaccaagacggatgttaaccaaggtaccactgacACCTCTTCTAGCCACTGTAATTGTGTGGTCTGGGTTTAAGAAGACCGTATTTGTCTATTATGACTTGGATAAAGGTCAGAACAATCCAGCCAATTCCAAAGGGTTCACATACTTGCAATTCCATGTTAGAAGGTTCGACTCAAcccaaaacagatttttttttccccatagaaaattatgtaaataattttGTAAAGCATTTTATAGACATTAAATCTGAACAGGATGttcatgtaaacaaacaggaTGCTATTGGTGAATGCAAGTCGAGGCCAAATTTTAGCCAAAATAttggatgttaactgaaaaacacactaaccaaggcggatgttaaccgaggtaccactgacACCTCTTCTAGCCACTGTAATTGTGTGGTCTGAATTTAAGAACACCGAATTTTGTCTATTATGACTTGGATAAAGATCAGAACAATCCAGCCAATTCCAAAGGGTTCACATACTTGCAATTCCATGTTAGAAGGTTCGACTCAAcccaaaacagattttttttctcatagaaaattatgtaaataattttGTAAAGCATTTTATAGACAGTAAATCTGAACAGGATGttcatgtaaacaaacaggaTGCTATTTTGGATGCTCAGCAAGTTGGTGAACGCAAGCCGAGGCCAAATTTTAGCCcaaattttggatgttaactgaaaaacacactaaccaagacggatgttaaccgaggtaccactgacACCTCTTCTAGCCACTGTAATTGTGTGGTCTGAGTTTAAGAACACCGAATTTTGTCTATTATGACTTGGATAAAGATCAGAACAATCCAGCCAATTCCAAAGGGTTCACatactagatttttttttcccatagaaaattatgtaaataattttGTAAAGCATTTTATAGACAGTAAATCTGAACAGGATGttcatgtaaacaaacaggaTGCTATTGGTGAACGCAAGTCGAGGCCAAATTTTAGCCcaaattttggatgttaactgaaaaacacactaaccaaggcggatgttaaccgaggtaccactgtacgcAGTCTTGAATGCACCCAACAAAAGTGATGAATATTAATTCTGGTTATTTTTACTTCCCTAAGATTATCTAATCGATCCGATCAGGCTAATGATATCccgttttttccttttaacttTAGGAAACCGACCCAAGTCCATCCTTGACAGATGAGGATGGAGCTGAAGAGGCAAAGGAGGCTGGCCAGGAAGTTGTGAACCCGGAATCGTACATCAAACTCCCTCTGCAAAACAGGTGCTCTGCAGTTGAACAGTGTGTCTGTCACAAActttcaattaaattaaattcaacttTCTAGTATGCGTCTTTGCCCTCGGATTGTTCAGTCCTGCCGCCTAGCCAGTTCACACCAGGGAGCTACTACACTATGTAtttattgcattgaaaaaaaaaatgtaaccaaaTTCATTATTCATCTGGATTTTTATAAGGGCAAATGGTCAACAACATACACGAAGTCTGACATTTAAATTATTCAGCGTAGTGTAGCGGATCATTATCACTCATATAATGTCACAAGCTCCCCTCTGAAAGCAGCGCGATGGTTTCTCAGCCATGATCAATGTCACTGAAGAAATAAACCGTTTTCTGTTTTTGCTATCACTTTGACTTCCTGTCACTTCCCTCAAACTGGAAGTGACTCCACAAAGTTCAAATTAAGGCATATCATTTCATTAATGCGATGGCTCCTCTGCACGCAATGCATAGAGCCGACCCGTATTGGTACTCGTCTTATATGTTTGTTAGGtaaaccttttgagtgttaagttgctgtgtgatgattttagtgagtgttaagttgctgtgtgatgattttggtgagtgtgaagttgctgtgtgatgattttagtgagtgtgaagttgctgtgcGATTATTTTAgtgtgttaagttgccgtgtgatgattttagtgagtgtgaagttgccgtgtgatgattttagtgagtgtgaagttgccgtgtgatgattttagtgagtgttaagttgccgtgtgatgattttagtgagtgttaagttgccgtgtgatgattttagtgagtgttaagttgccgtgtgatgatttagtgagtgttaagttgccgtgtgatgattttagtgagtgttaagttgccgtgtgatgattttagtgagtgtgaagttgctgtgtgatgattttagtgagtgttaagttgctgtgtgatgattttaatgaGTGTTAAAttgccgtgtgatgattttagtgagtgttaagttgccgtgtgatgattttagtgagtgttacgttgccgtgtgatgattttagtgagtgttaagttgctgtgtgatgattttaatgagtgttaagttgttgtgtgatgattttagtgagtgttaagtcgccgtgtgatgattttagtgagtgttaagtcactgtgtgatgattttagtgagcgttaagttgctgtgtgatgattttagtgagcgttaagttgctgtgtgatgattttagtgagtgttaagttgccgtgtgatgattttagtgagtgttgagttgccgtgtgatgattttagtgagtgttgagttgccgtgtgatgattttagtgagtgttgagttgctgtgtgatgattataGTGAGTGTTGAGTTGcggtgtgatgattttagtgagtgttgagttgctgtgtgatgattttagtgagtgttgagttgctgtgtgatgattataGTGAGTGTTGAGTTGCCGTGTGAGGATTTTAGtgagtgttgagttgctgtgtgatgattttagtgagtgttaagttgctgtgtgatgattttagtgtcaGACTGTTACATTGAGTAGTCACTCAACGGGTTCCGACGGGTTGAATTGTGTGAGACACAATATATCTTTTTATGACATGGACATGCGCAGCTTATGTACATATCCGTTTTTCTCTGTAAATGTAGTGGGTGGGGCTTAAACATGTGTGCGTCTTATACACCCACAATTACGGTAGTGATCCAGTCAAGACGGATGAAATGTCACAGTGACTTAAACAGTCATATTGTCTTCGTTAGCGCTTAGGTCGATATGCCATGTACTAATTGGCATGTAAttggcatccatccattcattttcgatgctgcttatcctcattagagccACCCTAACCACAGCTATCGGCACCATCCAGGTGCATTCACACCTCCCATCAGACGCCATGGAGCTTCATGCCTCTCGTTTACTTTTACGCACCTCCTTTTTAATTAGCGGCTTCTTACAGTTAtgcaaatgtgcttttttttcctcctcttctcaCCCCAACAGATGGTCTCTGTGGTTCTTCAAGAACGACAAGAACAAAACATGGCAAGCCAACCTGCGACTCATTTCAAAATTTGACACAGTTGAAGACTTCTGGGCGTAAGTCGTAGTCAACGTCAAAATCCGATGTCATGAGATTGTAATATACCAGTGCTGACTCAAATCATCTACTTTTCATCTGCAGTCTCTACAACCACATCCAGTTGTCAAGCAATCTCATGACAGGCTGTGATTACTCCCTTTTTAAGGTTTGTTTCATCCGTTCATACAATAATTTTATGCATATTTTCAAACTCCATCTTCGTCTATGTGGTGATGTGTATGGTATTTGTATAATGAGTGGGAGATGCGGCCTAAAGATCATCATTCCACATCAAAGTGTGCATAATTATACGCGGCTCCCTTTTCTCAGCTCAATCTGAGGCCCGAAAATACAATAACTGCCAAAGATTTAGGAGGAATCAAGATGCAGCCAGcgtctcatttgcataattggccatgatgCTGAACTCAGTATTTGTGTGTGGACTGAAGTTATTGACTTAACAggtgttggtttcattttgtgcaGCAGCAGATTGGTGTGCATGCTTTATGACACACAGCAGCCATTTAAAATAAACGGAGTACTTGGATGCATGACgaaggaaatttaaaaaatattcacatttcagACGCTGAAatcaggatatttacattttaaaatgattaatcaaACACCATATTTGTGTATTAATGAGGTAATTGatcatcaattaattgttgcagttcTGAAGCAAAGTAACAGTGCCATCTACTGTTTGGAGTTGCATTGACAAGACGGTCCCATTGTAATGTGTTTGTGAATGAGGGCGAACAGCTAGCTAGCCGCAAGTCAATCTGTGGCTAATGGTTATTACCATTAAAGTAATGGTTATAACCATTAAAGTCCTGGTAATTATGTCTCCCTGTAACTTCAGAAAGGGCCTTTTAGCTTTGAATTATTGGTAATGGATTAGTATTCAACACCCTCTGATGTACGAGACATGCTTTATTTCTTCTGCGCCACAAGCGGACTCATCAGCAGAAAGGACatgtaccagcaaatacaaatagacggtatatacaaatacaaatagacagaaatcactccacactctttattgctctctggttctaccatatcttacttattgtgtggaaatatgggctaataactataaaagcaatcttcactcgctaaatgtactgcaaaaaaaaggccagtaagggtaattcataatgccgcctacagagaacatactaactccttatttctaaaatcacaaatacttaattttgaaacagctaaaataatgcataaggctaaaaataaccaattagctaaaaatgtcatccaatacttctctacaagagaggagaaatatgatctcagggaagaactccatttgaaacacttctatgctaggactacgttatgctagccatagcatttcagtatgtggaatcaaactatggaatggattgagtaaggaaatcaaacaatgcacaacgatgagccaattcaagaaacaatacaagcagttgatgtttgctaaatacaaggatgaagagtcttgaaccagtcatgatgtgctatatatatatatatgtcactatattgacacttactatggtacccattatggcattggatgatcatatcacctcctactttggaacgtgacaaaattaaattaaataaaattaaataaaattaaattaaattaaattaaattaaattaaattaaattaaattaaattaaattaaattaaattaaattaaattaaattaaattaaattaaattaaattaaattaaattaaattaaattaaattaaaaacttcaattatattaagaaagcaggaagtgaacaaatgtaacagttactgattgtaaaagtaccagatggaggggtaggatttaataagctttgcttcttcctactccttttggacatgtggaactgtgaacttattatgggatgcattcaattgtaatctgatgcatgttcaaatgaaataaaaccataaaatcaaaaatcaaaacaaatattttttaaatttaaaaatacaattaaataaaattaaattatattaggaaagcaggaagtgaacaaatgtaacagttactgattgtaaaagtaccagatggaggggtaggatttaataagctttgcttcttcctactccttttggacatgtggaactgtgaactgattatgtgatgcattcaattgtaatctgatgcatgttcaaatgaaataaaaccattaccgtttTCCAGTTGACAATAGGGAACACAGAAGTTAAAAGAACGAGCATAAACAATATGAACTCTTGCTTCAGGACGGCATTGAGCCCATGTGGGAGGATGAGAGGAACAAGCGTGGAGGACGCTGGCTGATCACGCTCAACAGACAGCAGAGGAGATTAGACCTGGATCGCTTCTGGTTGGAAACTGTATGCTTACACTCAACAACTTTGGTTTATTTATattccataatacagtaaacctcggatatatcggattcaattgttcccactggttttgtccgatataagcgaaatccgttatatgcgtataccggaaaatggccgttttacgcatatatcagatttatatccggtatatgcgtaaatgggattttatccgttataaaaaggcacttccttgactatgtttccaatgtacctggacgcgcaggcaacgctgcaaacgctgcaaatgacgtcgtatagcggcctgtcacgattcggcgaatcggagcgccacgatgcggcgatatatccgatatatgcgagggaaattttaatggaaatgcattggaacgggactggagattttgtccgaaataa
The sequence above is drawn from the Doryrhamphus excisus isolate RoL2022-K1 chromosome 13, RoL_Dexc_1.0, whole genome shotgun sequence genome and encodes:
- the LOC131140322 gene encoding eukaryotic translation initiation factor 4E-like, yielding MATAEPETDPSPSLTDEDGAEEAKEAGQEVVNPESYIKLPLQNRWSLWFFKNDKNKTWQANLRLISKFDTVEDFWALYNHIQLSSNLMTGCDYSLFKDGIEPMWEDERNKRGGRWLITLNRQQRRLDLDRFWLETLLCLVGEAFDDYSDEVCGAVVNIRSKGDKIAVWTSDFDNREAITHIGRVYKQRLMLPMKMTIGYQSHADTATKSGSTTKNKFVV